In Pseudonocardia sp. EC080619-01, the following proteins share a genomic window:
- a CDS encoding AbrB/MazE/SpoVT family DNA-binding domain-containing protein, with translation MSEQVDEAGRAEVVVNRDGRILIPAQVRRDLGLAAGSTLLLSVEDGRVVMESRAQLVARMRREIAAEWQGGPQDSVADELLAERRAEAATEDASS, from the coding sequence ATGTCGGAACAGGTGGACGAGGCGGGACGTGCCGAGGTCGTCGTCAATCGGGACGGCCGGATCCTGATCCCCGCGCAGGTTCGTCGTGACCTGGGGTTGGCTGCCGGATCGACGCTGCTGCTGTCGGTCGAGGACGGGCGTGTGGTGATGGAGTCCCGGGCGCAGCTGGTCGCGCGGATGCGCCGGGAGATCGCCGCGGAGTGGCAGGGCGGCCCGCAGGACTCGGTCGCCGACGAGCTGCTCGCCGAGCGCCGGGCCGAGGCCGCGACCGAGGACGCCTCCTCGTGA
- a CDS encoding type II toxin-antitoxin system VapC family toxin, with amino-acid sequence MDASAVLAWLRAEPGADLVESYLEAAVLSAVNLSEIYQKLAQRGVDADRTLRQLRTLGIGVEPVTATDAVTAAALWPVTRAAGLSLGDRCCLALATRLEGPAVTADTAWTQLDVGVTVVPIR; translated from the coding sequence TTGGACGCCTCCGCGGTGCTGGCCTGGCTGCGCGCCGAGCCCGGCGCCGACCTCGTCGAGAGCTACCTCGAGGCGGCGGTGCTCTCGGCGGTGAACCTCTCGGAGATCTACCAGAAGCTGGCCCAGCGCGGCGTCGACGCCGACCGCACCCTGCGCCAGCTGCGGACCCTGGGGATCGGCGTCGAGCCGGTCACCGCCACCGACGCCGTCACCGCCGCGGCGCTGTGGCCGGTCACCCGCGCGGCCGGGCTCTCCCTGGGCGACCGGTGCTGCCTGGCCCTGGCCACCCGCCTCGAAGGGCCAGCGGTCACCGCCGACACCGCCTGGACACAGCTCGACGTCGGCGTGACTGTCGTACCCATCCGCTAG
- a CDS encoding site-specific integrase gives MSDGLPRELTAAAAAAGLVPVTDLDGGPLSAEEAAYGQASKAATTIEAYRTDWQEFCDWCAREHHTPAPAPAAAVSGYLTALARAGAKVSTMSRRMAAIRFFDPSGSPVNVLAGRPYRRGQLIPAWGARPAQGVCGHTGLSVGADL, from the coding sequence GTGTCCGATGGCCTGCCCCGCGAGCTCACCGCCGCGGCCGCGGCCGCCGGGTTGGTGCCTGTCACCGACCTCGACGGCGGCCCGCTCTCGGCCGAGGAGGCCGCCTACGGCCAGGCTTCGAAGGCCGCGACGACGATCGAGGCCTACCGCACCGACTGGCAGGAGTTCTGCGACTGGTGCGCCCGCGAGCACCACACGCCCGCGCCCGCCCCAGCGGCCGCGGTCAGCGGCTACCTGACCGCCCTGGCACGAGCCGGGGCGAAGGTCTCCACCATGAGCCGGCGCATGGCCGCGATCCGGTTCTTCGATCCATCCGGATCACCGGTCAACGTTCTGGCGGGGCGCCCGTACAGGCGAGGCCAGCTGATTCCAGCTTGGGGCGCGCGGCCCGCTCAGGGGGTCTGCGGGCACACTGGCCTGAGCGTCGGGGCAGATCTGTAG
- a CDS encoding site-specific integrase has product MSRRMAAIRFFHTLQDLPDPTSPARVTTVWEGIRRVHGAPPNQAPPLMPPQLFDLVAATAATRDFRTRPPEPDLAGARDRALLLIGFFSALRCSELCALTVDNVLHHDRGRTLVIPSSKTNQRGEQTELVVLPYASHPDACPVRALDAWLELSEITEGPLLRRVSTGNRPAPTALHRASVNRRITELAAAAGHAEQGYSPHSLRSGFVTWAHLRGASDREIAAQTRHRSLASVGGYVRVQTAWSSNAATNMGL; this is encoded by the coding sequence ATGAGCCGGCGCATGGCCGCGATCCGGTTCTTTCACACCCTGCAGGACCTTCCCGACCCGACCAGCCCGGCCCGGGTCACCACCGTCTGGGAAGGGATCCGCCGCGTCCACGGCGCCCCACCCAACCAGGCGCCGCCGCTGATGCCGCCGCAGCTGTTCGACCTGGTCGCCGCCACCGCTGCCACCCGCGACTTCCGCACCCGCCCGCCCGAACCCGACCTGGCCGGCGCCCGCGACCGCGCCCTGTTGCTGATCGGGTTCTTCTCCGCACTGCGCTGCTCCGAGCTCTGCGCGCTCACCGTCGACAACGTCCTGCACCACGACCGCGGCCGCACCCTGGTCATCCCCTCGTCGAAGACCAACCAACGCGGCGAACAGACCGAGCTCGTCGTCCTGCCCTACGCCAGCCACCCCGACGCCTGCCCCGTGCGCGCCCTCGATGCCTGGCTCGAGCTCTCCGAGATCACCGAGGGCCCCCTGCTGCGCCGCGTCTCCACCGGCAACCGGCCGGCCCCCACCGCGCTTCATCGGGCCTCGGTCAACCGCCGCATCACCGAACTCGCCGCCGCCGCCGGCCACGCCGAGCAGGGCTACTCCCCGCACTCCCTGCGGTCCGGGTTCGTCACCTGGGCGCACCTGCGCGGTGCCTCCGACCGCGAGATCGCCGCCCAGACCCGACACCGCTCCCTGGCCTCGGTCGGCGGCTACGTCCGCGTGCAGACCGCATGGAGCTCGAACGCCGCCACCAACATGGGGCTGTAG
- a CDS encoding helix-turn-helix transcriptional regulator has protein sequence MIKKMGFRWTLRARMAEREMFQTSDLLSPLAERGIHLSREQVYRLVTQPPQRLSMDTLAALCDVLGCTPNDLIEIDAVHTQVRKTGTADSASSKDDAPVPRRTTIRRPPTA, from the coding sequence GTGATCAAGAAGATGGGATTCCGCTGGACACTGCGTGCCCGCATGGCCGAGCGCGAGATGTTCCAGACCAGCGATCTGCTCTCCCCGCTTGCCGAGCGCGGTATCCACCTGTCCCGCGAGCAGGTCTACCGCCTGGTCACCCAACCCCCGCAACGGCTGTCGATGGACACCCTCGCCGCGCTGTGCGACGTCCTGGGCTGCACCCCGAACGACCTCATCGAGATCGACGCCGTCCACACCCAGGTCCGTAAGACCGGCACCGCGGACAGCGCCTCGTCGAAGGATGATGCTCCGGTGCCGCGGCGCACCACGATCCGCCGGCCACCGACCGCGTGA
- a CDS encoding IS110 family transposase — translation MAQRPVIWIGIDVGKRTHHACAIDTDGKVVFSRKVSNDQAAIEALLARAAEAAQDVRWAIDLTCSYAALLQVVLTAADQQVVYVPGRVVDRMSGVFRGEAKTDARDAKVIAETARMRGADLTTVTATDETTAELARLVAHREDLMADWVRGVNRLRDLLGSIFPGLEAAFDYSTRSALVLVTGFQTPQALRDAGEAGVIEYLRAHRAWAPGIAAMAATAVEVAHAQTVALPSETRTAILVAGLARRLLELDREIKDTDKLITTVFRSHPDAAIIESLPGLGPILGAEFLTATHGGVGPELGGFTSPGRLASYAGLVPVPQDSGRISGNLRRPRRYNRRLRRVFYMAALSSLKVNGPSRAFYQRKRSERMLHTQALLALARRLVDVLWALLRDRRMFTITAPQPAIAA, via the coding sequence GTGGCGCAACGGCCAGTGATCTGGATCGGGATCGACGTCGGGAAGAGGACGCACCATGCGTGCGCGATCGATACCGACGGCAAGGTGGTGTTCTCCCGCAAGGTCAGCAACGACCAGGCCGCGATCGAGGCGTTGCTGGCCCGCGCTGCGGAAGCGGCCCAGGACGTGCGGTGGGCCATCGACCTGACCTGCAGCTATGCGGCGCTGCTGCAGGTGGTCCTCACCGCGGCCGACCAGCAGGTGGTCTATGTCCCCGGTCGGGTCGTCGACCGGATGAGCGGCGTGTTCCGGGGCGAGGCCAAGACCGACGCCCGTGACGCGAAGGTCATCGCCGAGACCGCCCGCATGCGCGGCGCCGACCTCACCACGGTCACCGCCACTGATGAGACCACTGCCGAACTGGCCCGGCTCGTGGCCCATCGCGAGGACCTGATGGCCGACTGGGTGCGCGGGGTCAACCGGCTGCGTGACCTGCTCGGGTCGATCTTTCCCGGTCTCGAGGCGGCATTCGACTATTCCACCCGCAGCGCTCTGGTGCTGGTCACCGGGTTCCAGACACCCCAGGCCCTCCGGGACGCCGGCGAGGCAGGGGTGATCGAGTACCTGCGTGCCCATCGGGCGTGGGCACCGGGTATTGCTGCGATGGCCGCCACCGCGGTCGAGGTCGCCCACGCCCAGACCGTGGCACTGCCCAGCGAGACGCGGACCGCGATCCTTGTTGCCGGCCTGGCCCGACGACTGCTGGAACTCGACCGGGAGATCAAGGACACCGACAAGCTGATCACCACCGTGTTCCGCTCCCACCCGGACGCGGCGATCATCGAGTCGCTGCCCGGTCTCGGACCCATCCTGGGCGCGGAGTTCCTCACCGCCACCCACGGCGGTGTCGGCCCTGAACTGGGCGGATTCACCTCTCCAGGGCGGCTGGCCTCCTACGCCGGACTCGTCCCGGTGCCCCAGGACTCCGGCCGGATCAGCGGGAACCTGCGTCGCCCACGACGCTACAACCGCCGCCTGCGGCGAGTGTTCTACATGGCCGCACTGTCCAGCCTCAAGGTCAATGGCCCGTCCCGGGCCTTCTACCAGCGCAAACGCAGCGAAAGAATGCTTCATACCCAGGCTCTGCTCGCCTTGGCCAGACGCCTGGTCGACGTCCTGTGGGCCCTGCTGCGTGACCGGAGGATGTTCACCATCACCGCACCACAACCCGCTATCGCGGCTTGA
- the groL gene encoding chaperonin GroEL (60 kDa chaperone family; promotes refolding of misfolded polypeptides especially under stressful conditions; forms two stacked rings of heptamers to form a barrel-shaped 14mer; ends can be capped by GroES; misfolded proteins enter the barrel where they are refolded when GroES binds): MAKQIAFDEQARRGLERGMNTLADAVKVTLGPRGRNVVLDKKWGAPTITNDGVSIAKEIDLEDPWERIGAELVKEVAQKTDDVAGDGTTTATVLAQALVREGLRNVVAGASPVGLKKGIEKAAAAVSQQLQDSARPVVERAQIAASASISASDPEIGELIAEAMDKVGKEGVITVEESQTFGLELELTEGMRFDKGYISPYFVTDAERMEVELEDPYILLVSSKISTVKDLLPLLEKIMQSGKPLAIISEDVEGEALATLVVNKIRGTFKSVAVKAPGFGDRREAMLADMAILTGGEVISEKVGLKLDNADVSLLGTARKVVVTKDETTIVDGAGDNEQIAGRVNQIRAEIERTDSDYDREKLQERLAKLAGGVAVIKAGAATEVELKERKHRIEDAVRNAKAAVEEGIVAGGGVALVQAGVWDAIEGLGVDDPDEQTGAAIVRVALEAPLKQIAINAGLEGGVVVNTVRNLPVGEGLDVRTGDYKDLVAAGIIDPAKVTRSALQNAASIAALFLTTEAVIADQPDDHAPAPADPSGGMGGMGF; the protein is encoded by the coding sequence ATGGCGAAACAGATCGCGTTCGACGAGCAGGCTCGTCGCGGGCTTGAGCGGGGGATGAACACCCTCGCCGACGCCGTCAAGGTGACGTTGGGGCCGCGCGGCCGCAACGTCGTCCTGGACAAGAAGTGGGGCGCGCCCACCATCACCAACGATGGTGTGTCGATCGCCAAGGAGATCGACCTGGAGGATCCGTGGGAGCGGATCGGTGCCGAGCTGGTCAAAGAGGTGGCTCAGAAGACCGACGACGTCGCCGGTGACGGCACCACCACCGCCACTGTGTTGGCCCAGGCGCTGGTCCGCGAAGGGCTGCGTAACGTCGTGGCCGGAGCCAGCCCGGTGGGGTTGAAGAAGGGCATCGAGAAGGCCGCGGCGGCCGTGTCACAGCAGCTGCAGGACTCGGCCCGCCCGGTGGTCGAGCGGGCGCAGATCGCGGCGTCGGCGTCGATCTCGGCGTCGGATCCTGAGATCGGTGAGCTGATCGCCGAGGCGATGGACAAGGTCGGCAAGGAAGGCGTCATCACGGTCGAGGAGTCGCAGACCTTCGGTCTCGAGCTCGAGCTCACCGAGGGCATGCGCTTCGACAAGGGCTACATCTCGCCCTACTTCGTGACCGACGCCGAGCGGATGGAGGTCGAGCTCGAGGACCCGTACATCCTCCTCGTCTCGTCCAAGATCTCCACGGTCAAGGACCTGTTGCCGTTGCTCGAGAAGATCATGCAGTCGGGCAAGCCGCTGGCGATCATCTCGGAGGACGTCGAGGGCGAGGCCCTGGCCACCCTGGTCGTCAACAAGATCCGTGGCACCTTCAAGTCCGTCGCCGTCAAGGCCCCGGGCTTCGGTGACCGTCGTGAGGCCATGCTCGCCGACATGGCGATCCTGACCGGTGGCGAGGTCATCTCGGAGAAGGTCGGCCTCAAGCTCGACAACGCCGACGTCTCCCTGCTGGGCACCGCTCGCAAGGTCGTCGTCACCAAGGACGAGACCACCATCGTCGACGGTGCCGGTGACAACGAGCAGATCGCCGGCCGGGTCAACCAGATCCGCGCCGAGATCGAGCGCACCGACTCCGACTACGACCGCGAGAAGCTCCAGGAGCGTCTCGCCAAGCTGGCCGGCGGCGTCGCCGTCATCAAGGCCGGCGCGGCGACCGAGGTCGAGCTCAAGGAGCGCAAGCACCGCATCGAGGACGCCGTCCGCAACGCGAAGGCGGCCGTCGAGGAGGGCATCGTCGCCGGCGGCGGCGTCGCCCTCGTCCAAGCCGGAGTCTGGGACGCGATCGAAGGACTCGGCGTGGACGACCCTGACGAGCAGACCGGGGCAGCCATTGTCCGGGTCGCCCTTGAGGCGCCGCTCAAGCAGATCGCGATCAACGCCGGTCTTGAAGGCGGCGTGGTCGTCAACACCGTGCGTAACCTGCCCGTCGGTGAGGGGCTGGATGTGAGGACCGGTGATTACAAGGACCTCGTCGCTGCGGGGATCATCGATCCGGCGAAGGTGACCCGCTCGGCGCTGCAGAACGCGGCTTCGATCGCGGCCCTGTTCCTCACCACCGAGGCGGTCATCGCCGACCAGCCAGACGACCATGCGCCTGCGCCGGCTGATCCGAGCGGCGGGATGGGCGGCATGGGGTTCTGA
- a CDS encoding TetR/AcrR family transcriptional regulator, with protein sequence MSPKKAVTGPVMPGAVWLRERPPRRGQHGLTRERIAAEVVSQLDRAGLDGLNLRAVAAALDVHATTLYWHVSVRDDLLDLAVDAVFGEMPLPSEPAHDWVDEVRSFMHNLRAALLAHPWSGALASSRPLIGPEALARSEYVYAALSRAGFTDDRLAAAAAAVTNLVIGSVAAEASWQHDSEPAARQAVHEHLQANAQRYPTMSTLAPRAADWSTHFAYSAELLLEGLQAPEQA encoded by the coding sequence ATGAGTCCGAAGAAGGCCGTCACGGGGCCTGTGATGCCCGGAGCTGTGTGGTTGCGGGAGCGGCCGCCGCGGCGCGGGCAACACGGCTTGACTCGGGAACGGATCGCCGCCGAGGTCGTGTCTCAGCTCGACCGGGCCGGGCTCGACGGCCTGAATCTGCGCGCCGTCGCCGCCGCCCTCGATGTGCACGCCACCACGCTGTATTGGCACGTCTCAGTGCGCGACGACCTCCTCGACCTAGCCGTGGACGCAGTGTTCGGCGAGATGCCGCTGCCGAGCGAACCCGCGCACGACTGGGTCGACGAGGTCCGTTCCTTCATGCACAACCTGAGAGCAGCCCTTCTCGCTCATCCCTGGTCCGGCGCTCTGGCCAGCAGCCGCCCACTCATCGGGCCTGAAGCACTCGCGCGATCGGAGTACGTGTACGCGGCGCTGTCGCGAGCGGGCTTCACCGACGACCGTCTCGCGGCTGCTGCCGCCGCGGTGACGAACCTGGTGATCGGATCCGTCGCCGCCGAGGCCTCCTGGCAGCACGACAGCGAACCCGCCGCACGGCAAGCAGTCCACGAGCACCTACAAGCCAACGCGCAGCGCTACCCCACGATGTCCACCCTCGCGCCCCGAGCCGCGGACTGGTCCACACATTTCGCCTACAGCGCGGAGCTTCTCCTCGAGGGCCTGCAGGCACCGGAGCAGGCGTGA
- a CDS encoding aminoglycoside phosphotransferase family protein gives MPEEIDASMVRLLVADQFPSWSGLPVAPVPQQGWDNRTFRIGSELSARLPAGPAYVAAVGKEQRALACLDGCLPVAIPTPVALGSPGHGYPYPWSIRRWLDGSTVADTPDLDRRQFAHDLGEVLHTLHQLPAETGPAAGRHSHYRGCHPSAYSDQVDTALHQLRGTTDAAAAFDDRQCRRIWLDATTHVWPLPPVWFHGDIAPGNLLTASGQLSAIIDFGSCGVGDPACDLAIAWTYFAPPERAIFRDAVRLDEQTWKRARGWALWKALVTMAGMSSPDPDGTQAQALQEVLGESP, from the coding sequence ATGCCTGAGGAGATCGACGCGTCGATGGTGCGCTTGCTTGTCGCCGACCAGTTCCCGAGCTGGAGCGGTTTGCCTGTCGCCCCGGTTCCGCAGCAGGGTTGGGACAACAGGACGTTCCGGATCGGCTCGGAGCTGTCGGCCCGGCTTCCTGCCGGCCCGGCCTATGTTGCTGCGGTCGGCAAGGAGCAGCGAGCACTCGCCTGTCTCGACGGGTGTCTGCCCGTGGCCATTCCCACTCCTGTCGCGCTCGGCTCGCCGGGCCACGGTTACCCGTATCCGTGGTCGATACGTCGCTGGCTCGACGGCTCCACCGTCGCGGACACCCCCGATCTCGACCGGCGTCAGTTCGCCCACGACCTCGGCGAGGTACTCCACACTCTGCACCAGCTCCCGGCCGAGACCGGACCCGCGGCCGGGCGACATTCCCACTATCGCGGCTGCCATCCCAGCGCCTACAGCGACCAGGTCGACACGGCACTGCATCAGCTCAGGGGCACTACCGACGCTGCCGCCGCTTTCGACGACAGGCAGTGTCGACGGATCTGGCTCGACGCGACCACCCATGTCTGGCCGTTGCCACCGGTCTGGTTCCACGGCGACATCGCTCCCGGAAATCTCCTCACTGCGTCCGGACAGCTGAGCGCGATCATCGACTTCGGCAGCTGCGGCGTCGGTGACCCGGCCTGCGACCTGGCCATCGCCTGGACCTACTTCGCCCCGCCCGAGCGGGCAATCTTCCGGGACGCGGTGAGGCTCGACGAGCAGACCTGGAAACGAGCGCGTGGCTGGGCACTATGGAAAGCACTCGTCACCATGGCCGGGATGTCTAGCCCTGATCCCGATGGCACACAGGCTCAAGCCCTTCAGGAAGTCCTCGGAGAGTCCCCATGA
- a CDS encoding 2-phosphosulfolactate phosphatase, which translates to MTPSLLSRIGSQAEFAVRMEWGTSGAAVVTEECEFAVVVDVLSFTTTLSVACDLGIAVVPCPWRDERAADLARRHDATLAAGRSQARSGQVSLSPSTLSTAGPIQRLVLPSPNGSTISAQLAAHGPQVVAAGLRNRHAVAAWLTQQPHTEGQQPRLAIIAAGERWPDGSLRPGIEDLWGAGAVIRALTELGWRGLSPEADVAAAAFDAVADLGIAPSLHRSASGRELAAIGFSHDVDAAAELDHSRSVPILRDGIYTG; encoded by the coding sequence ATGACCCCATCCCTGCTGAGCCGGATCGGTTCACAGGCCGAGTTCGCGGTGCGTATGGAGTGGGGCACGAGCGGCGCCGCCGTCGTGACCGAGGAGTGCGAGTTCGCGGTGGTCGTCGATGTCCTGAGCTTCACCACGACGCTGTCGGTCGCGTGTGATCTCGGTATCGCCGTCGTACCCTGTCCGTGGCGCGACGAACGGGCCGCAGACCTCGCCCGCCGCCATGACGCGACACTCGCCGCGGGCCGTTCCCAGGCCCGCTCAGGGCAGGTCAGTCTCTCACCGTCCACGCTGTCGACCGCCGGACCGATTCAACGGCTGGTCTTGCCGTCCCCGAACGGCTCCACCATCAGCGCGCAACTGGCAGCTCACGGCCCACAGGTCGTCGCCGCTGGCCTGCGCAACCGGCACGCCGTCGCGGCCTGGCTTACCCAGCAACCCCACACGGAGGGCCAGCAGCCACGGTTGGCGATCATCGCAGCCGGTGAACGCTGGCCAGATGGCAGCCTGCGCCCGGGCATCGAGGACCTCTGGGGTGCCGGCGCTGTGATCCGGGCCTTGACCGAGCTCGGCTGGCGCGGGCTCTCCCCCGAGGCCGATGTCGCCGCAGCCGCCTTCGATGCGGTCGCCGACCTCGGCATCGCCCCCTCGCTGCACCGCAGCGCCAGTGGCCGAGAACTCGCTGCCATCGGATTCAGCCACGACGTCGACGCCGCCGCCGAGCTGGATCACAGCCGCTCGGTCCCTATCCTGCGCGACGGCATCTACACCGGATAG
- a CDS encoding TetR/AcrR family transcriptional regulator: protein MFTHDGSSGKPDTRSRVLAATRKLMDERGVARVRVDAVAKEAGLSAGALYRHFAGREELILAVILDSVPRSMSFGGAPDAGHEVVRDALAVMIGQVYEHEKRMAAVAVTVLADETLHERFRDMLARAPGGPEEFTRALAVALRGYADAGVVRADLDPAAAAALVQGRCFHHAVMDRLHGPRPALGTSDEVTSEVMALLAPAAQR from the coding sequence ATGTTTACTCACGACGGTAGCAGTGGCAAGCCGGACACGCGTAGCCGTGTTCTTGCGGCCACGCGCAAGCTCATGGACGAGCGTGGGGTCGCCCGTGTCCGGGTCGACGCGGTGGCGAAGGAGGCCGGACTGTCGGCGGGCGCGTTGTATCGGCACTTCGCCGGCCGTGAGGAGCTGATCCTTGCGGTGATTCTCGACAGTGTCCCGCGCAGCATGAGCTTCGGCGGCGCGCCCGACGCCGGGCACGAGGTCGTGCGCGATGCGCTGGCGGTGATGATCGGGCAGGTCTACGAACACGAGAAGCGGATGGCGGCCGTCGCGGTGACAGTCCTAGCCGACGAGACGTTGCACGAGCGGTTCCGCGACATGCTGGCCCGCGCCCCCGGGGGGCCCGAGGAGTTCACCCGAGCGCTGGCCGTCGCGCTGCGTGGCTATGCCGATGCCGGAGTGGTGCGTGCCGATCTCGATCCCGCCGCCGCAGCAGCGCTGGTGCAAGGAAGGTGTTTCCACCACGCGGTCATGGACCGGCTGCATGGCCCACGCCCCGCGCTGGGAACCTCCGACGAGGTCACCTCCGAGGTCATGGCCCTCCTGGCACCGGCCGCCCAGCGCTGA
- a CDS encoding NADPH-dependent FMN reductase, producing the protein MTDIPLRLAVLIGSVRDGRIGPTVAHWFADRARSHGGFEPDLIDIADYELPIRLTASPTPSTQEALAELTPRLAAAEAFAIVTPEYNHSYPASLKNVIDWHHLEWAAKPVGLISYGGMAGGLRATEHLRQVFPELHATTVRDTVSFHRTSALDHGPWDDFGGAGKHDSQAENDATAATKVLLDQLEWWGNALRDARGKRPYQV; encoded by the coding sequence ATGACGGACATACCCCTCCGGCTCGCCGTGCTCATCGGCAGCGTACGCGACGGCCGGATCGGCCCAACGGTCGCGCACTGGTTCGCCGACCGGGCACGAAGCCACGGCGGCTTTGAACCGGACCTGATCGATATCGCGGACTATGAGCTCCCGATACGCCTCACTGCTAGTCCAACGCCATCAACCCAAGAGGCGCTAGCCGAGCTGACCCCTCGATTGGCCGCCGCCGAGGCGTTCGCCATCGTAACGCCGGAGTACAATCACAGCTATCCAGCTTCGCTCAAGAACGTTATCGACTGGCACCACCTGGAATGGGCGGCCAAGCCGGTCGGTCTGATCTCCTACGGAGGTATGGCGGGAGGGCTGCGGGCCACGGAGCACCTGCGGCAGGTCTTTCCGGAGCTGCACGCCACGACCGTGCGGGACACGGTCAGCTTCCACCGAACGAGCGCGCTCGACCATGGTCCATGGGACGATTTCGGCGGGGCTGGTAAGCATGACTCGCAAGCCGAGAACGATGCGACGGCCGCCACGAAGGTGCTTCTTGACCAGCTCGAGTGGTGGGGAAACGCCCTACGAGACGCCCGCGGGAAACGCCCGTATCAGGTCTGA
- a CDS encoding glycosyltransferase, whose product MGSRACGGICRPRVGAAMRILAFAGVSASTVFSLASLLHAARHKGHEVLLAAGPDAAPWACKVGLPVTIVTPMTWQEAAYQQRDGSPWNPPEDSSGHREHVGFMFGRFAAATLAGLADLVQAWRPDVTVGGPLAFSAALVAAELGVPYVRQAWDAGDPAREEEVGGDQVLAPELGRLGLNEVPDPDLRVEIAPPSLLSPDLPPGTPMRWAPTNVQCPLDPWMYRRASNRPRVLVTAGSMASPEHRGEILRRMINAVVDMDAEVIVATRESMAEVLHDERRGVFAGWVPLDIVAPTCDVIVKPVGNVSLMTALRAGVPQVTLAEQYVLIGTTRSVADRGAGIMLPPGEDTPNHVVDACRKVLANPSFQTRAGELAAEMASLPPPSSVVADIERLART is encoded by the coding sequence ATGGGCAGCCGAGCATGTGGAGGAATTTGTCGACCCCGAGTGGGAGCAGCGATGAGGATTCTCGCCTTCGCGGGAGTCAGCGCGTCAACGGTCTTTTCTCTCGCTTCACTACTGCATGCTGCGCGACACAAGGGGCACGAAGTATTGCTCGCCGCAGGTCCAGACGCGGCCCCTTGGGCGTGCAAGGTCGGACTTCCAGTGACGATCGTGACTCCCATGACTTGGCAGGAAGCGGCTTACCAACAACGAGACGGTTCTCCATGGAACCCACCGGAAGACTCGTCAGGGCACCGCGAGCACGTCGGCTTTATGTTTGGGCGGTTCGCAGCGGCCACACTGGCCGGTCTCGCTGATCTGGTCCAGGCGTGGCGGCCAGACGTGACCGTCGGCGGCCCGTTGGCCTTCTCCGCGGCTCTGGTGGCTGCGGAGCTAGGCGTTCCGTACGTGCGCCAGGCGTGGGACGCGGGCGATCCGGCGCGGGAGGAGGAGGTTGGTGGGGATCAGGTGCTGGCGCCCGAGCTCGGTCGGTTGGGTCTAAACGAGGTGCCGGATCCGGATCTGCGGGTGGAGATCGCGCCCCCGAGCCTGTTGTCGCCAGACCTGCCGCCAGGGACGCCGATGCGTTGGGCCCCCACGAACGTCCAGTGTCCCCTGGATCCGTGGATGTACCGTCGCGCGAGTAACCGCCCCAGGGTGCTGGTAACTGCTGGGAGTATGGCATCCCCGGAACACCGCGGCGAAATCCTCCGCCGAATGATCAATGCCGTCGTTGACATGGACGCAGAAGTCATCGTCGCAACACGCGAGTCGATGGCCGAGGTGCTACACGACGAGCGTCGCGGGGTGTTTGCAGGGTGGGTACCTCTGGACATCGTGGCGCCGACCTGTGACGTGATCGTTAAGCCCGTCGGTAACGTGAGTCTGATGACGGCACTGCGAGCTGGCGTGCCGCAAGTGACGCTCGCCGAGCAATATGTGCTGATCGGGACTACTCGCAGCGTCGCCGACCGCGGCGCCGGGATCATGCTCCCGCCTGGGGAGGACACCCCGAACCATGTGGTCGACGCTTGCCGGAAGGTGCTGGCGAATCCATCGTTCCAGACGCGGGCAGGGGAGCTCGCAGCGGAGATGGCTAGTCTGCCGCCTCCGTCCAGCGTGGTAGCGGACATCGAGCGGCTTGCGCGGACTTAG